One region of Miscanthus floridulus cultivar M001 chromosome 19, ASM1932011v1, whole genome shotgun sequence genomic DNA includes:
- the LOC136527208 gene encoding uncharacterized protein, with protein MAAPWRAAWPWAVLVAVSVAAVTTTARAKECTNIPTELSSHTVRARLQASPGAGAAEWRWRELFHEHLNPTDEAAWMDLMPPPKGSLHASAAAGHHHHHLEEAEELDWAMLYRSLKGQLVGDAAAGNRPGPFLEEVSLHDVRLDPDGDDAAYGRAQRTNLEYLLLLDVDRLVWSFRSQAGLPAPGNPYGGWEKPDSELRGHFVGHYLSATAKMWASTHNGTLAGKMAAVVDALDECQRAAGTGYLSAFPTEFFDRFEAIKPVWAPYYTIHKIMQGLLDQHVVAGNGKALGMVVAMADYFTGRVRNVIRRYSIERHWTSLNEETGGMNDVLYQLYTITHDQRHLVLAHLFDKPCFLGLLAVQADSLSNFHANTHIPVVIGGQMRYEVTGDPIYKEIATFFMDTVNSSHAYATGGTSVSEFWSDPKRLAEALTTETEESCTTYNMLKVSRHLFRWTKEIAYADYYERALINGVLSIQRGRDPGVMIYMLPQGPGRSKAKSYHGWGTQYESFWCCYGTGIESFSKLGDSIYFEEKGERPALYIIQFIPSTFNWRTAGLTVTQQLMPLSSWDQYLQVSFSISAKTDGQFATLNVRIPSWTSLNGAKATLNDKDLELASPGTFLTISKQWGSGDRLSLQLPIHLRTEAIKDDRPEYASIQAVLFGPFLLAGLTTGDWDAKTGAATAAATDWITPIPPESNSQLVTLAQESDGKAFVLSAVNGSLTMQQRPKDSGGTDTAVHATFRLVPQGGATATNSTAAATLEPLDMPGMVVTDMLTVSAEKSSGAQFNVVPGLAGVPGSVSLELGSRPGCFLVAGGSGEKVQVGCTGGGVQKHGNGGDLFRQAASFARAEPLRRYHPMSFAARGVKRSFLLEPLFTLRDEFYTIYFNLVA; from the exons ATGGCGGCGCCGTGGCGTGCGGCGTGGCCGTGGGCGGTGCTTGTGGCGGTGTCGGTGGCGGCagtgacgacgacggcgagggcgAAGGAGTGCACGAACATCCCGACGGAGCTGTCGTCGCACACGGTGCGGGCGCGGCTGCAGGCGTCGCCGGGAGCGGGAGCGGCGGAGTGGCGGTGGCGCGAGCTGTTCCACGAGCACCTCAACCCCACCGACGAGGCCGCGTGGATGGACCTCATGCCGCCGCCGAAGGGATCCCTCCACGCCTCCGCCGCCGCggggcaccaccaccaccacctggaggaggcggaggagctcGACTGGGCGATGCTCTACCGCTCGCTCAAGGGCCAGCTGGTGGGCGACGCCGCCGCCGGGAACCGGCCCGGGCCGTTCCTGGAGGAGGTGTCCCTGCACGACGTGCGGCTGGACCCCGACGGCGACGACGCGGCGTACGGGCGCGCGCAGCGGACGAACCTCGAGTACCTGCTGCTGCTGGACGTGGACCGCCTCGTCTGGAGCTTCCGCTCCCAGGCGGGGCTGCCGGCGCCCGGAAACCCCTACGGCGGCTGGGAGAAGCCTGACAGCGAGCTCAGGGGCCACTTCGTCG GTCACTACCTGAGCGCGACGGCCAAGATGTGGGCGAGCACCCACAACGGCACGCTCGCCGGCaagatggcggcggtggtggacgcgCTTGACGAGTGCCAGCGTGCCGCCGGCACGGGCTACCTCTCCGCTTTCCCCACCGAGTTCTTCGACCGCTTCGAGGCCATCAAGCCCGTCTGGGCGCCCTACTACACCATCCACAAG ATCATGCAGGGCCTCCTCGACCAGCACGTGGTGGCCGGCAACGGCAAGGCGCTGGGGAtggtggtcgccatggctgacTACTTCACCGGCCGGGTCAGGAACGTCATCCGGAGGTACAGCATCGAGCGCCACTGGACGTCGCTCAACGAGGAGACCGGAGGGATGAACGACGTGCTCTACCAGCTCTACACCATCACG CACGATCAGAGGCATCTGGTGCTGGCCCATCTTTTCGACAAGCCATGCTTCCTGGGCTTGCTTGCAGTGCAG GCTGACAGTCTTTCGAATTTCCATGCCAACACACATATTCCGGTTGTCATTGGCGGGCAGATGAGATATGAAGTTACAGGTGATCCTATTTACAAG GAAATTGCAACATTCTTCATGGACACAGTGAATTCTTCTCACGCATATGCAACTGGTGGTACATCTGTCAGTGAATTCTG GTCCGATCCAAAGCGTTTAGCTGAAGCTCTGACCACTGAGACCGAGGAGTCCTGCACAACTTACAACATGCTCAAG GTCTCACGCCATCTGTTCAGATGGACGAAGGAGATCGCGTACGCGGACTACTACGAACGAGCACTAATCAATGGCGTGCTGAGCATCCAGAGAGGCAGAGATCCTGGAGTGATGATCTACATGCTGCCCCAGGGCCCTGGGAGATCAAAGGCAAAGAGCTACCATGGTTGGGGAACTCAGTATGAATCATTCTGGTGCTGCTATGGCACTG GGATAGAGTCGTTCTCCAAGCTGGGGGATTCCATTTACTTTGAGGAGAAAGGTGAGAGACCAGCGCTATATATTATTCAGTTCATACCGAGTACGTTCAATTGGAGGACTGCAGGCCTTACTGTCACACAGCAACTGATGCCACTCAGCTCATGGGATCAGTATCTTCAGGTCTCATTCTCCATATCTGCAAAG ACAGACGGTCAGTTTGCGACATTGAACGTGAGAATACCATCATGGACATCTTTGAATGGTGCAAAGGCAACATTGAATGACAAGGATCTGGAATTAGCATCTCCAG GGACATTCCTCACTATCAGCAAGCAGTGGGGTAGTGGTGATCGGTTGTCACTCCAATTACCTATCCACCTAAGGACTGAAGCAATAAAAG ATGATCGGCCGGAGTACGCATCTATACAAGCAGTCCTGTTCGGGCCGTTCCTCCTCGCCGGCCTCACCACCGGAGATTGGGACGCCAAGACCGGCGCCGCCACAGCCGCGGCCACCGACTGGATCACCCCCATCCCTCCGGAGTCCAACTCCCAGCTGGTGACGCTCGCGCAAGAGTCCGACGGCAAGGCCTTTGTCCTCTCCGCCGTGAACGGCTCCCTGACGATGCAGCAGCGGCCCAAAGACAGCGGCGGCACCGACACCGCCGTGCACGCGACGTTCAGACTCGTCCCGCAGGGCGGCGCCACCGCCACGAACTCGACAGCTGCCGCGACGCTCGAGCCGTTGGACATGCCGGGGATGGTGGTCACGGACATGCTCACGGTGTCCGCGGAGAAGAGCTCGGGCGCTCAGTTCAACGTCGTGCCGGGACTCGCCGGCGTGCCCGGCTCGGTATCCCTGGAGCTCGGGTCCAGGCCGGGGTGCTTCTTGgtcgccggcggcagcggcgagaAGGTCCAGGTGGGCTGTACCGGTGGTGGTGTTCAGAAGCACGGCAACGGCGGGGACTTGTTCCGGCAGGCGGCGAGCTTCGCGCGGGCCGAGCCGCTGCGGCGGTACCACCCGATGAGCTTCGCCGCCAGAGGGGTCAAGAGGAGCTTCCTCCTGGAGCCATTGTTCACCTTGAGGGACGAGTTCTACACCATCTACTTCAACCTTGTAGCGTGA
- the LOC136528694 gene encoding putative pentatricopeptide repeat-containing protein At3g13770, mitochondrial yields the protein MLTARGLRRLAAAVCLARRSASAVAALPGAGAARFHDYDAAITECVERRALREGRQVHARMVAAGYRPALYLATRLVIMYSRCGALEDARNVLDGMPERNVVSWTAMISGYSQNERPDEAWELFIMMLRAGCEPNEFTLASVLTSCTGSQGIHQVKQVHAFAVKTNFELHMFVGSSLLDMYAKSENIQEAHRVFDMLPARDVVSYTAILSGYTQLGLDEEALDLFRQLYNEGMQCNQVTFTALLNALSGLSSMDYGKQVHGLILRRELPFFMALQNSLIDMYSKCGKVLYSRRVFDNMPERSVVSWNAMLMGYGRHGLAHEVVQLFRSMRDEVKPDSVTLLAVLSGYSHGGLVDEGLDMFDHIVKEQSTLLNIEHYGCVIDLLGRSGQLQKALNLIEKMSFPPTRAIWGSLLGACRVHTNVHVGEFVAQKLLDIEPENAGNYVILSNIYAASGMWKDVFRVRKLMLKNTVIKEPGRSWMILDKVIHTFHSSERFHPRKEDINAKIKEIYVAIKAAGFVPDLSCVLHDVDDEQKERMLLGHSEKLAITFGLMSTPSGVTIQVMKNLRICVDCHNFAKFVSKVFGREISLRDKNRFHLITEGACTCGDYW from the exons ATGCTCACCGCGCGCGGCCTCCGTCGGCTCGCGGCGGCAGTCTGCCTCGCACGCCGCTCCGCGTCGGCTGTGGCGGCGCTCCCCGGTGCAGGCGCCGCGCGGTTCCACGACTACGACGCCGCCATCACGGAGTGTGTCGAGAGGCGGGCGCTCCGCGAGGGGCGGCAGGTGCACGCGCGCATGGTGGCCGCGGGGTACCGCCCGGCGCTGTACCTGGCCACGCGGCTGGTGATTATGTACTCCAGGTGCGGCGCGCTGGAGGACGCGCGGAACGTGCTCGATGGGATGCCCGAGCGGAACGTGGTCTCGTGGACGGCAATGATCTCGGGTTATTCTCAGAACGAACGGCCTGACGAGGCCTGGGAGCTGTTCATCATGATGCTCAGAGCTG GATGCGAGCCTAACGAATTCACTTTGGCATCCGTCCTTACCTCCTGTACTGGCTCTCAAGGCATACACCAGGTCAAGCAAGTCCATGCTTTTGCCGTCAAGACAAATTTTGAGTTACACATGTTTGTAGGGAGTTCTCTTCTTGACATGTATGCCAAGTCAGAGAATATCCAAGAAGCTCATAGGGTGTTTGATATGCTTCCTGCAAGGGACGTTGTTTCCTATACCGCCATTTTATCTGGCTACACCCAACTGGGCCTTGATGAGGAAGCCCTGGACTTGTTCAGGCAGTTGTACAATGAGGGGATGCAATGCAATCAAGTTACGTTCACAGCCCTTCTCAATGCATTGTCTGGACTTTCTTCCATGGATTATGGCAAGCAGGTTCATGGGCTAATCCTTCGTAGAGAGTTGCCATTTTTCATGgctttgcagaattctttgattGATATGTACTCTAAATGTGGCAAGGTGTTATACTCACGAAGGGTATTTGACAATATGCCTGAGAGATCAGTGGTTAGTTGGAATGCTATGCTTATGGGATATGGAAGGCATGGCTTAGCACATGAAGTTGTTCAGCTCTTCAGATCTATGCGTGACGAAGTGAAGCCCGACAGTGTTACTCTGTTGGCTGTTTTGTCTGGCTATAGTCATGGTGGTCTGGTTGATGAGGGCCTTGATATGTTTGATCATATAGTTAAAGAGCAGAGCACACTCCTCAATATTGAGCATTATGGATGTGTTATTGATCTTCTTGGACGTTCTGGACAACTTCAGAAGGCACTAAATTTGATAGAAAAGATGTCATTTCCACCAACTCGAGCAATTTGGGGTTCATTGCTTGGTGCTTGTAGAGTTCATACTAATGTTCATGTCGGCGAGTTTGTTGCGCAGAAGCTTCTTGACATCGAACCGGAAAATGCTGGCAACTATGTGATCCTTTCTAACATTTATGCTGCTTCTGGGATGTGGAAAGATGTTTTCAGAGTGAGGAAGTTAATGTTAAAGAACACTGTGATAAAGGAACCAGGGCGGAGCTGGATGATTCTTGACAAGGTTATTCATACCTTCCACTCCAGTGAGCGTTTCCACCCCAGGAAGGAAGATATAAATGCTAAAATTAAGGAGATATATGTTGCTATTAAAGCAGCTGGCTTTGTTCCTGATCTGAGCTGTGTGCTTCATGATGTTGATGATGAGCAGAAAGAGCGTATGCTTCTTGGCCACAGTGAGAAGCTGGCCATAACTTTTGGACTGATGAGTACTCCTTCAGGCGTAACCATCCAGGTTATGAAGAATCTTCGCATCTGTGTTGACTGCCACAATTTTGCAAAGTTTGTCTCGAAAGTTTTTGGAAGAGAGATATCCCTCAGAGACAAAAATCGCTTTCATCTAATTACAGAAGGAGCTTGCACCTGTGGAGATTACTGGTGA